Part of the Candidatus Methylomirabilota bacterium genome, TGCGCAATTCTGTGAGGAGGTCATGGCTCGGATACGGTTTGGAACATCGGGTTGGCGGGGGATCATCGCCGATGATTTCACCTTCGCCAACGCACGGGTCGTGGTCCAGGCCATCGCCGACCATCTGAACGCAGCAGGTCTCGAAGGGCGAGGGATCGTGGTCGGGTATGATTCCCGCTTCCTCGCAGAACGATTCGCAGAAGAGGCGGCAAAGGTCCTCACCGGGAACGGAATCCACGTTTTTCTGTGTGATCGGGATACGCCCACCCCTGTCGTTGCGTACGAGACCGTGCGACGGGAAGCAGGAGGAGCCATTACCGTGACCGCTTCTCATAACCCACCGGAGTGGGGTGGGATCAAATTTTCCATGGCCACCGGTGCTCCGGCACTGCCCGACGTCACGCAGTTCATCGAGGCCAAGGCCCACGAGCGGTGGACGGGTCCCCAGGTAGAGGTCTTGGAGCTCGAGGCGGCAGAGAAGGCGGGGCTCCTCACGATGATTGACCCGCTGCATCCTTATCTAACGCACCTTCGTCGCCTCCTGGATTACGAGACTATCCGCCGCGCAAGGTTGAGGGTCGTGGTAGACCCGCTCTTCGGAACCGGCCGGGGGTATCTGGACGCGGCCTGCCGGGATGCAGGGTGCGAGGTCGAAGTCCTCCATGACTGGCGGGACCCCCTGTTCGGGGGCGCCCCACCGGACCCGGGACCCAAGCGGCTTGCCGAATTGGGGGAGCGGGTGCGACGCCGAACGGCCCACCTGGGCCTTGCCACCGACGGGGACGCCGATCGCTTCGGCATCGTGGACAGCGACGGCACGGCTGTCAGCGCCAACCAGATCCTGGCGCTGCTCTTGAAACACCTCCTCACCACGCGCCCCCTCCAGGGGGGGGTCGCACGCTCTGTGGCGACCACACATCTGTTGGATGCCGTCGCAAGCCAGTATCGCGTTCCGTTATACGAAACCCCCGTCGGATTCAAATACCTCGGTGAATTGATCAGCGAGGAGAAGGTCATCCTCGCTGGCGAAGAGAGTGCCGGACTCTCCATTCGTGGCCATGTCCCAGAGAAGGATGGAATCCTGGCGTGCCTGCTCGTGGCTGAATTAGTGGCGAACCGGGGAGGGCTATCTCTGCGGCAGCTCCTGGATGAGCTGTATACGGAGGTCGGCACTTTCCTTTCCCGGCGGATCGATCTTACCCTGAGTCCCGAGGAGCGGGAACGCCTCCTACCGAAATTGGAGGAGCCTCCGCACCAACTCGTCGGGCGTGTGGTTAAGGAGGTGCAGCGGGTCGACGGGACCAAGTTGCTATTCGAGGATGGCAGCTGGATCCTGATCCGGCTCTCCGGAACGGAGCCGGTGGTCCGTCTCTACGTGGAAGCAAAGAATCCCCAAGACTTGGAGAGGCTCACCGAGGCGGGGCAAGAGGTGGTGTACGGTTCATGAGTCACATTGCCCACATCCATGCCCGCGAGATCTTGGATTCCCGGGGGAACCCGACGGTCGAGGTCGACGTCACCTTGGAGAGCGGAGCCTTTGGCCGGGCAGCAGTCCCCTCGGGAGCCTCCACCGGAGAGCGAGAGGCGGTGGAGCTTCGAGATGGAGACGCCCAGCGGTACTCGGGTCGGGGAGTCCAGAAGGCAGTCGAACATGTCAACACGCTGATCGCCCAAGATATTATCGGACTGGAGGCGCTCGACCAGCCCCTAGTGGACCAGACCCTGTGCCGTTTGGATGGCACCCCCACGAAGGGCAAGCTCGGCGCGAACGCCCTTCTTGGGGTTTCCCTCGCCGTCGCCAAGGCAGCGGCGGAGGAAACCGGCCTCCCGCTCTACCGGTATCTCGGGGGGGCGGCGGCCCGGGACCTTCCGGTCCCCCTCATGAATATCCTCAACGGGGGAAAGCATGCCGACAATAACGTAGATTTCCAGGAATTCATGATCGTCCCGCTCGCCGGTGGACGGTTCGCCGAGGCGCTCCGGATTGGGGTCGAGGTCTTCCATAGCCTGCGGGCCGCATTGAAAAAGCGAGGCTACAGCACCGCCGTCGGAGACGAGGGAGGCTTTGCCCCTGATCTTCGTTCGAACGAAGAGGCGGTAGAGCTGATTCTTGAAGCCGCCACACAGGCCGGCTATCACCCAGGCCGGGACCTCTTTGTGGCGCTCGATCCGGCGGCCAGCGAGTTTTACGAGGGTGACCGGTATCATCTCCTCGCCGGGAACAAGGTCAAGCTCAGTCGAGAAAAGATGGTGGACTTCTACGCCCGGTGGGTCCAGCAGTATCCAATCGTGTCCATCGAGGACGGCATGGCCGAGGGAGACTGGGAGGGATGGGCGCTCTTGACGGCGGCCCTCGGCGATCGGGTCCAGCTCGTGGGGGATGACCTCTTCGTGACGAATGCCGCGATCCTCCGCGAGGGAATCGCCCGGGGAATTGCCAACGCCATCCTGATCAAGGTAAACCAGATCGGCACCCTGACCGAAACCCTGGAGGCCATCGCTATCGCAAAACAGGCAGCGTACGCCACCGTGATTTCCCATCGCTCGGGGGAAACGGAAGATACCATAATTGCCGACCTCGCCGTGGCAGTGAACGCCGGACAGATCAAAACCGGCTCTGCCTCCCGGACCGACAGGACGGTCAAGTACAATCAGCTGCTTCGCATCGAAGAGGCGCTGGGGCCGGCGGCCCGATTTCCCGGGGCGGAAGCCTTCCGCCACTTCCGAGCGCGGTGATGACGAAGCGGGACCGCACACTGTGTGAGACTCAACGACCGCGGCGTGGCCTGATCCTGGTCCTCTGCTTCTTGGGCCTTCTGCCCCTCCTCTCGCTGTCGGGAGATCGGAGCCTCCTTCAGCTTTACCGGATGGCACGGCTCAAGGCAGATCTGGCGCAGCAGATCGAGGCACTCAAGCGCGAGAATGCACTGTTCCGGCAAGAGGTCGACGCGCTGCGCCGTTTTCCCTCCCAGGCTGAGGAGATCGCCCGGCGGGACCTGGGCCTGGTTCGGCCCGGGGAAATCGTCTACCAGTTCCGGAAACGCTAAGCCGCACCCGCCATCCCTTCCTCTCATGACGGTGCCTTTGGAGGACCCTCACCCACCCAATCATCTTGGAACCTCAACTGCCTGGGTCGGTCCCCGAACCCCGCGACCGGCGTCTGCACCTTCACGATTGGAGTCCTGCCCCAAGCTCCCATGAAACGCTGATAAAGACGCTGCCAGCCCCCATTCAGGCAAGGAAGTTTTGTCTAGAATTCCGGACAAATGTCTGGTGATTTAGACAGCGAATAGGGAGAGCATATCCGATGATCATTCATCGTCCCCTTGATCACATCCTGTCGGCACGAAGTCAGATTGCCGTCCTCCGGGTGCTTCTCGACTCCGCCCACGGCCTCACTGGTCGGGAAATTGCGCGGCAGGCCGGCATGAACCACCAAGCCTGCATCGAAGCCCTCTCCCGCTTGGAGGCCCTCGGCCTTCTTCGGCGACAGCGGGTGGGCCGTGCCCACCTGTTTACTCTGAATCGAGAACACGAGCTGATCGCCAGGGGAATTGTGCCGTTGCTGCAATTTGAGCGACGGTTCGAGGACCGATTGAAAGACGTGCTTCGACGCCACTTCCAGGACGTAGCTCTCTCGGGCGCCATCTTCGGCAGCGTCGCCCGCCGCGAAGAGGTGCCGGAAAGCGATCTCGACATATGCCTGGTGGTGTCATCCCCCCAGGCGAAGGAGAAGGCCCACGCGCGGGTACAGGAGGTGGCGGCCATCATCTGGAAACGGTTCGGGGCCCGTCTGTCCCCGATCATCCTCACCCGGGACGAGTTTCGACGTCGTAATGCCAAAAGGGATCCACTGGTCCGAACGTTGTTGCGCGAGGCCCAGCCGTTCCTCGGCGGGCAACTGGTGCGGCACATAGATGGCCAGAAGGCGTAAACGGGACCGCGTGGATCTCCACCGAAGCCTGGACTATCTCCGGGTCGCGGACAACTTTTACCAGGGGGCGGAGGTCGCACGGGAGTTCGAGTATTGGAACGCGGCTGGCGTATTGATCATCCACGCGGCCATCGCGTACGCTGATGCCATTACCATCAAAGTCGCGGGAATAAAATCAAGGGGAGAGGATCACCGCGATCTCGTAGACCTCATCGAGGAGGTCGTCGCTTTGGACGCTCAGGGGAGGGCCGCTGTCAACCAGTTGCGCCGATTGATCCACGAGAAAAGCCTGGTCTCGTACAGTGGTGAAGTCTATACTCGGGCAGACATCACGCGCCTGGGAAAGCTCGTGGAGCGGTTCCGAAGCTGGGAATGCGGGTGGGGTCAGGTCTACAAAGTTGACTTTAACTAAATTCGGTGGTAGGCTGCGGGTCATCTCAGGGAATGCGGGTGGGGTCAGGTCTACAAAGTTGACTTTAACTAAATTCGGTGGTAGGCTGCGGGTCATCTCATCGCGAGGCGATCATGACCCGACCATTGCGACTGCAATATCCCGGGGCGCTGTATCACATCACGGCAAGAGGCAACGAACGGAAGGCCATCTTTCGGTCCGATGCTGATCGCGAAGCCTTCCTTACCCTCCTCGCTCAGACGGTGGATCGCTACCGCCTCCTCCTGCATGCGTACGTCTTGATGGGCAACCACTATCATCTTCTCGTAGAGACACCGGAAGCCAACTTATCCCTGGCCCTGCGGCACCTCAACGGTGTCTACACGGGGTATTTTAACCGGGTTCACCGTCGGAGCGGGCACCTCTTTCAAGGACGCTATAAGGCTATCGTCGTAGAGAAAGAAGGTTATCTATTGGAACTGTCCCGCTATATGCATCTGAATCCGATCCGAGCCCGGCGGGCTGTGCGGTTGGGGAGGTATCCCTGGAGCAGTTATCTGGCCTACATTGGGAGACGCCAGGCGCCGGTTTGGCTGACGAGGCAGGCGGTTTTGGGATATTTTGGGAGAAACCTTTCGAGGGGCCAGAATGCCTACCGGACATTTGTGGCGGAGGGGATTCGTCGAGGCGTGGAGCGGCCTTGGGAGCAGGTGATCGCGCAGGTGGTTTTGGGGGGGCCGCAATTTGTGCGCTTTGTTCGCGGGAAAGTGACGCGGGGACGGGACCGGGAAGTGCCGAGTCGAAGGCAACTGGAGGCCCGGCCAACGTACAACGAAATCCGACGGGAGGTCGAGGCGGCGTTACCGGAGTTGCTGCGCCTGAAAACGGGGGGGCGGTCCGATCCAGGGAGAGCCGTTCTGTTCTACTTGGGACGCGAGAGAGGGGGGTTGTCGCTTAAGGCCCTGGCCGGATCGTTGGGGGTGGAAGAATCGACAGTGAGTCACGCCGCGGGCCGGGTAGCGAGGCTCAGAAGGGAAGATCCGAATTGGGATCGGGTTCTCCGCAATATAGAAAGAAGGATAATTTCAAATCTATAGACCTGTCCCCGTTCTTTGTTGTTTTTGTTGTGTGTGTTGCCAGGGAGCACCGCGTTGAGGGTTGAAGGACGGTTGCAGCGTGGGTGGCTGAGCAATAGGTGACTGGAACACTCGTGAAACGCATAGATTACCCGAACGATCGCTCGATCTGCCATCGGCATGTACACCATTTTCGTGCAGTCTAATTCACCCGGAGGCTGAGATTAGACGTCCTGAAGTGTTCCGTTCTTGGCGGAGAGGTGAATGGAGGTTCTAGATGGCGCAATCCGGCCGAAGCTGGTAACCTGTTTCTCAACAGGCGGCTGAACGATGTAATGAAGGCGCGTTAAGGCTGGAACGAGGAACGTGGATTCGAGTGACGGACCTGAGGCGAGGCGAGCGAGGTGATTGTCCTGAGCGTCCAGCTTCTCGTCACCGGCGCCTTGCTGATCGGAGCAACGCACGCCACCGAACGGACGGAGAATTGGCAAACCACCCTGGGCCGGGATCATCCGCTCACCGGGCGCATCTGGGATGTGGCGGCTGCTCGCTTCATTGACCCTGCAACTCTTGTGGAGCGCCTGGCCCTAAGCCGGTTCGTCCTGCTCGGCGAGAAGCACGACAACCCGGATCACCATCGGCTTCAGGCATGGCTGCTCCGCGCCATGATCGCCGCCGGACGCCACCCCGCCATAGGATTCGAGATGTTCGACATTGACCAGGGGCCAGCCATTGTCCAGCACCTGGCCGTCGCACCAACCGACGCCGCCGGTCTCGCGGACGCCGTCCACTGGGACCGCTCCGGCTGGCCAGACTGGGCGCTCTATCAACCGATCGCCGAGGTCGCCCTGGAGGCAGGACTTCCGATCGTCGCGACGAACATTCCCCGGGACATGGCGCAGGCCCTCGGGCAAAAAGGTCTGGCTGCGGTGGAAGCCGGGACGGTGACCCGGCTGGGCCTCGACCAGCCGCTCACCCCTGAGACCCACGCGGAAATGGCAGCCGAGATCCGCGACGCCCACTGCGGCTTTGCCTCGGCATCAACGGTCGAAGCCATGATCACCGTGCAGCGGGCTCGAGACGCACAAATGGCCGACAGTCTCGCCGCAGCCGACCGGCAGGACGGTGCTGTGCTGATCGCCGGCTCCGGGCATATCCGAAAGGATCGTGGCGTCCCGGCTTCCCTCGCCCGCCGGAGGCCCGGGGCAACGGTCGTCAGCTTGACTTTTCTGGAGGTCCGGAAAGGCGAAACGGAAACCGGGGCGTACGCCTCAGATTTCGGGCCTGGCCCGCTTCCTTTCGACTACGTTTGGTTCACCCCGCGCGTGGATGATTTAGACCCGTGCGAGAAATTCGAAAAGCAGCTCGAGGGCTTACGGAAGGAAGATGAAGGCGTGAATGACTGACGGAAGACGAGAGACAAGCCAGATAAAGGAATATGTCCTCAAGACGTTCAAGGCCCCGGTGGATCTGTCGGCCTACGAGGCCGAGCTCAATCCCGCTCAATTGCAGGCGGTGACCGCTGGTCGCGGGCCCCACCTGGTGATTGCAGGCGCCGGCAGCGGCAAAACCCGTGTCATCACCTACCGGGTGGCTTACCTCATCGATCAGGGGACGAACCCTTCCCGGATCCTGCTGGTCACCTTCACCAACAAAGCGGCCCGCGAGATGCTGCGGCGAGTGACTGAGGTGACCCGGGGCGACAGTACCCAGGTTTGGGGGGGAACATTCCACCATATCGGCAATATGATCCTTCGCCGTCATGCCACCCTCGTCGGCCTCACGAACAGTTACACCATCCTCGATCGCGAAGACGCCAAAGAACTCCTCCAGGTGTGCGTGACCGATCTGGGGATTTCTGTGACGAAACATCGCTTTCCTAAAGGAGATGTGCTCCAAGACATCCTCAGTACCGCCATCAACGCTGAGCGTTCGGTCGCCCACGTCCTGGAAGACCGCTACCCCTTTTTCACCCTCTTTGAGGCGGAGATCCTTGCGATCGGCCGGCGGTACCGGGAGCGAAAATTCAAGGACAACCTGGTCGACTACGATGACCTCCTCTCGCTCTGGCTCCGCCTGTTGAAGGAACATCCCGAGGTGCTGGACTCTTACCGGCAGCGGTTCCTCCACGTTCTCTGCGACGAGTATCAAGACACCAATGCCATACAGGGGGAAATCCTGGACCTGCTGGCTTCGCATCACCGGAACCTCATGGTCGTGGGGGATGACGCCCAATCGATCTTCGCCTTCCGCGGGGCGAAGTATGCCAATATCCTCCGCTTCACCGAGCGCTATCCCGATGCCCAGGTCCACAAGCTGGAGACCAATTACCGGAGCACGCCGGAAGTGCTCGACCTGGCCAATGCCAGCATCCTCCACAACATCGACCAGTACCACAAGACCCTGAGACCGGTTCGACCGTCTGGGCCAAAGCCTGCCCTCACCTCCCTCACCGATGAGGAGGAGCAGGCCGCCTTCGTCGCCCAACGCGCGCTGGAGCTCCGGGATGAGGCAATTCCCCTCAATGATATGGCCGTGCTGTACCGGGCCCATTTCCAGAGTATTCAACTGCAGCTGGAACTGACGAGGCGGGGCATCCCCTTTGACATCCGTTCCGGACTCCGGTTCTACGAGCAGGCCCACGTGAAGGACGTGGTCGCCTACCTTCGGATCGTCGTTAACCCCAAGGATGAGCTGGCGTGGAAGCGCGCGGTGAAGCTCCACCCGGGTATCGGCAATGCCACGGCTGAGCAGATCTGGCAGGCAGTCGCTAGTCAAAGTGGGCAACTGGATTTAGAGGCACTCAAGGCACTCGCGCCACATCTGGGGTCGAGAGCCCGGCGAGGGTTCCAGGAGTTCTTGACCTTGTTGACCAGGCTCTTTGCCCTGCCCCAGGCTCCCGCCGAGATGATCGACACCGTGCTCGACGGTGTCTACCAGGAGTATCTGAAGACGCGGTACCCCAACTGGGCTTCTCGGCTCGAGGACTTGCAGCAACTGGCGACCTTCGCCCTGCGCTATCCTTCACTGGAGGCGTTTCTCACGGAACTCTCCCTCACCGGGGTGATCACCGGCGAGGATGTGGTGTGGGATGAGCCCCGGGATGAACTTTTGATCCTATCGACCATTCACCAGGCCAAGGGCCTGGAGTGGAGCGTGGTCTTCCTTATCTGGCTAGTCGACGGCTGGTTTCCTTCTGCAGCGGGGCTCCGCGAGGAGGGCGGGCTTGAGGAGGAGCGACGTCTCTTCTATGTGGCGACGACGAGGGCCAAGGAACATCTCTACCTCTGCCACCCGCAACGCGGGACCGATTTCCGCCGGCGGGAGCTCATTCTGAAGCCCTCCCGGTTCGTGCACGAGATCTCGGACAACCTCTACGAGCAATGGCACGTCCGCATGGAGTAAGGAGACGCCACCCTGGCATCCGACACGATCAAGATCGGGACCTCCGGATTCAAGTACGCCGACTGGAAGGGGGTATTTTACCCGGCCAAGCTCCGGGACCAGGATATGCTTGCTTATTATGCCCAGTGCTTTGATACGCTCGAGATCAATTTTACATATTATCAAATGCCGCACCCCAGGACCCTGGAGGCTATGGACAGAAAGGCGGGCGGTGAGGTGACCTTCAGCGTCAAGGCCCATGCCGATATGACCCACCGGCGCGAAAATTTTCAGACCGCTGCGCCCGCCTTTCGCGAGGCCATCCGGGTCCTCGAAGATCGGAAGAGTCTGGGATGCGTCCTGGCGCAGTTTCCCTATAGCTTCTGGAATAAAAAAGAAAACCGAGACCATCTCCTCCGGCTCCGGGAGGCCCTGGCCAGTGTTCCCCTGGTGGTGGAGTTTCGCAACGCGTCCTGGTACACCTCGCCCGTCTTTGCGTTTCTGCGTGAGCAGGAGATGGGGCTGTGTTGTGTGGATGAACCGGAGCTCCCCAAGCTCCCACCGCGCGTCGTCGAGGCGACCAGCGATGTGGGCTACGTGCGCTTCCACGGCCGGGCAACGGAGACGTGGTGGGAGCATCAGGAGGCGTCAGAAAGATACGATTACCTCTACCGCGAGGGGGAGCTCGAGGAGTGGGTGCCCAAGATTGCAACGTTGGCGGACAAGACGAAAATCACCTTTATCTTCTTCAACAACCACCCTCGCGGCAAGGCACCAGCCAATGCGTACCTGATGAAACATCACCTGGGCCTTCCAGTCGGCAGGGTCCCCAGAACCCTCGCCGAGCAGTTCCCTTTCCTGAAGGCGTTCAGCCCCGTGGGGGTTGCCCCCGGTGAGCTGCCGCTGTCATAACCGCGAGATCCCCTTGGGAAATTGAGAAGAGATCAGAGCGAACAGTACCCGATCTCCGGAACCCGAAGCCTGCCCAGGATCGGTTGCACCGGGGAGACGAGTGTGCTACGGTCAAAGGAAGTTCAGGTCAGAAACTTCATTCATAACGAAGGAGGTACTCTATGGCAGCACAAGGCTGGCCTCCGAGAGGTGGGAGGCCTCCCGTGGACATCCGGGAACTCATCGAGCGGTTCCTGGGACCACTTCGCGGCCGACGCGTGCCCTTTGGGGGCATCGGGGGCATCGTGGTCCTCGTGCTGGCGGTGGTCCTTCTCTGGTCGAGCTGGTTCACCGTCCAGCCAGAGGAAACCGGTGTGGTCCAGCGCTTTGGAGAGGTCGTTCGGACGGAGGGCCCGGGTCTGCACTTCAAGATTCCCTACGGGGTTGAAACGGTCCGCCTCATCCCAACAGCGCGAGTCCTCAAAGAGGAGTTCGGGTTCCGGACCGAGGTTCCAGGGCGACGGACCCGATTCTCGCCGAGGCAGTTCCTGAATGAGTCCCTCATGCTCACCGGAGATCTGAACGTCATCGACGTCGACTGGATTGTTCAGTACCGTATCGATGACCCAGGAAAATTCCTCTTCCGAGTTCGGGAGCCGATAGACACGATCCGGGACGTGTCCGAAGCGGTCATGCGGCAGGTGGTGGGCAACCGCCTGGGAAGCGACGTCTTGACCGTCGGCCGGGAAGCCGTCCAAGAAGAAGTCAAGACAGAGATGCAGAAGATTTTGATCACTTACGAGACCGGGGTCCGCATCACCTCGGTCAAGCTCCAGGATGTCACCCCACCAGACCCCGTCAAGCCCGCCTTCAACGAGGTGAACGAGGCACGGCAGGACAGGGAACGGACGATCAACCAAGCCCAGGAGCAAGCCAACCGCGAGATCCCCAAGGCGCGGGGAGAGGCGGGCCGGACCATCGCCCAGGCCGAAGGCTTTGCCCTCGAGCGCGTGAACCGGGCCAAGGGCGAGGCGAACCGCTTTCAGGCCATCCTCGCGGAATATCGGCGGTTCCCTGAGGTTACGCGGAAGCGGCTCTACCTGGAGGCGCTGACCACGATCCTCCCTGCGGCCAAGTCTCTGTACATCGTGGACGCCGACCAGAAGGCCCTGATCCCCTGGCTCTCCCTGGAATCGGGTGTCAAGCAGGCGCCAGGAGGGATGAAGCCATGAAGAGGACGCTCACGATCGCCGTCGGTATCCTCGGACTCCTGGTCTTCCTGGCCCTGTCCGGCGCCTTTTACACCGTGCAGGAGGGTCAGCAGGCCATCATCCTGCAGTTCGGTAAGGTCGTCGGGGACACGGTCACCGAGGCAGGGCTTCACTTTAAGATCCCACTCGTCCAGAAAGTCCTTCTCTTTGAGAAACGGCTCATGATCTGGGATGGGGACCCGGAGGAGATCCCGACCAAGGGGCGCGAGTTCATCAGCGTGGACGCCACGGCGCGCTGGCGGATCGCCGACCCGAGGAAGTTCCTCGAGAGCGTGGCGTCGGAACAGGGGGCCCAATCACGCCTCGATGACATCATCGACTCCGCGGTCCGGAGCCAGGTCTCGGGCAACACGCTGGTGGAACTGGTCCGCAGCGCCTCGTGGGTGATACCGAAGGAGAAGGTGCTCGAGGAGATCCCGGTGGAGCGGGAGAAGGAACTCAAGAAGAAGATCATCCGCGGACGCGAGGAGCTCACCCGCGCCATCCTGGCCGAGGCCCGGAAGGT contains:
- a CDS encoding septum formation initiator family protein; the encoded protein is MTKRDRTLCETQRPRRGLILVLCFLGLLPLLSLSGDRSLLQLYRMARLKADLAQQIEALKRENALFRQEVDALRRFPSQAEEIARRDLGLVRPGEIVYQFRKR
- a CDS encoding DUF72 domain-containing protein, producing the protein MGTSGFKYADWKGVFYPAKLRDQDMLAYYAQCFDTLEINFTYYQMPHPRTLEAMDRKAGGEVTFSVKAHADMTHRRENFQTAAPAFREAIRVLEDRKSLGCVLAQFPYSFWNKKENRDHLLRLREALASVPLVVEFRNASWYTSPVFAFLREQEMGLCCVDEPELPKLPPRVVEATSDVGYVRFHGRATETWWEHQEASERYDYLYREGELEEWVPKIATLADKTKITFIFFNNHPRGKAPANAYLMKHHLGLPVGRVPRTLAEQFPFLKAFSPVGVAPGELPLS
- the eno gene encoding phosphopyruvate hydratase; amino-acid sequence: MSHIAHIHAREILDSRGNPTVEVDVTLESGAFGRAAVPSGASTGEREAVELRDGDAQRYSGRGVQKAVEHVNTLIAQDIIGLEALDQPLVDQTLCRLDGTPTKGKLGANALLGVSLAVAKAAAEETGLPLYRYLGGAAARDLPVPLMNILNGGKHADNNVDFQEFMIVPLAGGRFAEALRIGVEVFHSLRAALKKRGYSTAVGDEGGFAPDLRSNEEAVELILEAATQAGYHPGRDLFVALDPAASEFYEGDRYHLLAGNKVKLSREKMVDFYARWVQQYPIVSIEDGMAEGDWEGWALLTAALGDRVQLVGDDLFVTNAAILREGIARGIANAILIKVNQIGTLTETLEAIAIAKQAAYATVISHRSGETEDTIIADLAVAVNAGQIKTGSASRTDRTVKYNQLLRIEEALGPAARFPGAEAFRHFRAR
- a CDS encoding ChaN family lipoprotein; translated protein: MIVLSVQLLVTGALLIGATHATERTENWQTTLGRDHPLTGRIWDVAAARFIDPATLVERLALSRFVLLGEKHDNPDHHRLQAWLLRAMIAAGRHPAIGFEMFDIDQGPAIVQHLAVAPTDAAGLADAVHWDRSGWPDWALYQPIAEVALEAGLPIVATNIPRDMAQALGQKGLAAVEAGTVTRLGLDQPLTPETHAEMAAEIRDAHCGFASASTVEAMITVQRARDAQMADSLAAADRQDGAVLIAGSGHIRKDRGVPASLARRRPGATVVSLTFLEVRKGETETGAYASDFGPGPLPFDYVWFTPRVDDLDPCEKFEKQLEGLRKEDEGVND
- the hflC gene encoding protease modulator HflC, yielding MKRTLTIAVGILGLLVFLALSGAFYTVQEGQQAIILQFGKVVGDTVTEAGLHFKIPLVQKVLLFEKRLMIWDGDPEEIPTKGREFISVDATARWRIADPRKFLESVASEQGAQSRLDDIIDSAVRSQVSGNTLVELVRSASWVIPKEKVLEEIPVEREKELKKKIIRGREELTRAILAEARKVVPQFGIELVDVRIKRLNYIQSVREKVYSRMISERKRIAARFRSEGEGESAEIVGKMEKELRQIESNAYRRAQKIRGKADATATKIYGEAFGKDPEFYAFSRTLEAYKEGQNENSVLILTTDSDYYRYLKQAVPADKRPARR
- the hflK gene encoding FtsH protease activity modulator HflK, with amino-acid sequence MAAQGWPPRGGRPPVDIRELIERFLGPLRGRRVPFGGIGGIVVLVLAVVLLWSSWFTVQPEETGVVQRFGEVVRTEGPGLHFKIPYGVETVRLIPTARVLKEEFGFRTEVPGRRTRFSPRQFLNESLMLTGDLNVIDVDWIVQYRIDDPGKFLFRVREPIDTIRDVSEAVMRQVVGNRLGSDVLTVGREAVQEEVKTEMQKILITYETGVRITSVKLQDVTPPDPVKPAFNEVNEARQDRERTINQAQEQANREIPKARGEAGRTIAQAEGFALERVNRAKGEANRFQAILAEYRRFPEVTRKRLYLEALTTILPAAKSLYIVDADQKALIPWLSLESGVKQAPGGMKP
- a CDS encoding ATP-dependent helicase, giving the protein MTDGRRETSQIKEYVLKTFKAPVDLSAYEAELNPAQLQAVTAGRGPHLVIAGAGSGKTRVITYRVAYLIDQGTNPSRILLVTFTNKAAREMLRRVTEVTRGDSTQVWGGTFHHIGNMILRRHATLVGLTNSYTILDREDAKELLQVCVTDLGISVTKHRFPKGDVLQDILSTAINAERSVAHVLEDRYPFFTLFEAEILAIGRRYRERKFKDNLVDYDDLLSLWLRLLKEHPEVLDSYRQRFLHVLCDEYQDTNAIQGEILDLLASHHRNLMVVGDDAQSIFAFRGAKYANILRFTERYPDAQVHKLETNYRSTPEVLDLANASILHNIDQYHKTLRPVRPSGPKPALTSLTDEEEQAAFVAQRALELRDEAIPLNDMAVLYRAHFQSIQLQLELTRRGIPFDIRSGLRFYEQAHVKDVVAYLRIVVNPKDELAWKRAVKLHPGIGNATAEQIWQAVASQSGQLDLEALKALAPHLGSRARRGFQEFLTLLTRLFALPQAPAEMIDTVLDGVYQEYLKTRYPNWASRLEDLQQLATFALRYPSLEAFLTELSLTGVITGEDVVWDEPRDELLILSTIHQAKGLEWSVVFLIWLVDGWFPSAAGLREEGGLEEERRLFYVATTRAKEHLYLCHPQRGTDFRRRELILKPSRFVHEISDNLYEQWHVRME
- a CDS encoding transposase; translation: MTRPLRLQYPGALYHITARGNERKAIFRSDADREAFLTLLAQTVDRYRLLLHAYVLMGNHYHLLVETPEANLSLALRHLNGVYTGYFNRVHRRSGHLFQGRYKAIVVEKEGYLLELSRYMHLNPIRARRAVRLGRYPWSSYLAYIGRRQAPVWLTRQAVLGYFGRNLSRGQNAYRTFVAEGIRRGVERPWEQVIAQVVLGGPQFVRFVRGKVTRGRDREVPSRRQLEARPTYNEIRREVEAALPELLRLKTGGRSDPGRAVLFYLGRERGGLSLKALAGSLGVEESTVSHAAGRVARLRREDPNWDRVLRNIERRIISNL
- a CDS encoding phosphoglucomutase/phosphomannomutase family protein; this translates as MARIRFGTSGWRGIIADDFTFANARVVVQAIADHLNAAGLEGRGIVVGYDSRFLAERFAEEAAKVLTGNGIHVFLCDRDTPTPVVAYETVRREAGGAITVTASHNPPEWGGIKFSMATGAPALPDVTQFIEAKAHERWTGPQVEVLELEAAEKAGLLTMIDPLHPYLTHLRRLLDYETIRRARLRVVVDPLFGTGRGYLDAACRDAGCEVEVLHDWRDPLFGGAPPDPGPKRLAELGERVRRRTAHLGLATDGDADRFGIVDSDGTAVSANQILALLLKHLLTTRPLQGGVARSVATTHLLDAVASQYRVPLYETPVGFKYLGELISEEKVILAGEESAGLSIRGHVPEKDGILACLLVAELVANRGGLSLRQLLDELYTEVGTFLSRRIDLTLSPEERERLLPKLEEPPHQLVGRVVKEVQRVDGTKLLFEDGSWILIRLSGTEPVVRLYVEAKNPQDLERLTEAGQEVVYGS
- a CDS encoding MarR family transcriptional regulator; the encoded protein is MIIHRPLDHILSARSQIAVLRVLLDSAHGLTGREIARQAGMNHQACIEALSRLEALGLLRRQRVGRAHLFTLNREHELIARGIVPLLQFERRFEDRLKDVLRRHFQDVALSGAIFGSVARREEVPESDLDICLVVSSPQAKEKAHARVQEVAAIIWKRFGARLSPIILTRDEFRRRNAKRDPLVRTLLREAQPFLGGQLVRHIDGQKA